Below is a window of Defluviimonas sp. SAOS-178_SWC DNA.
TTGCCGGCATAGATCGGCCGTTCGAAGGTCTCGGCATCGACGACGCCCGAGACATCCGAGATCACCATCACGTCGAGAAGCGCCGCCACCCGCGGCAGCACGTTCTTGGCATCCGTCGTCGCCGGGGCGACGATGTGGCTGTAATCGCCCGCGAGGCTGACGATCAGCGCCGCCGTCGGTTCGGCGAGCCGGTGGCCGAGCGAGGGGTCCTCGGCGCAGAGCACCTTCTTCACGCCGGCGATCTTCGCCGCGTCCGCCGCCGCCGCGCTGGCCTTGGCCCCGGCGCAAAGCACCGTCACCTCGCCCATCTTCGCCGCCGCCGTCACCGCCTTCGCGGTCGCATCGACCGACAGATGCCCGTCGGTCACTTCCCCCAGCAGAAGAACAGCCATCAGATCACCCCCGCTTCGTCTTTGAGTTTCGCGATCAGCTCGTCCACCGATCCCACCTTCACGCCCGCCTTGCGGCCCGCCGGCTCCGCCGTCTTCACCACCGTCAGGCGCGGCGTGACATCGACGCCGTAATCGGCGGCGGTCTTTTCCTCCAGCGGCTTCTTCTTCGCCTTCATGATGTTCGGCAGGGACGCATAGCGCGGCTCGTTCAGCCGCAGGTCCACCGTCACGATCGCCGGCATCTTGACCTTGATCGTCTGCAGGCCGCCGTCGACCTCGCGCGTCACCACCGCGCTCGCGCCCTCGAGCTTCAGCTCCGAAGCGAAGGCGGCCTGGCTCCAGCCGAGCAGAGCGGACAGCATCTGGCCGGTGGCGTTCATGTCGTTGTCGATCGCCTGCTTGCCGCAGATCACAAGGCCGGGCTTCTCTTCGTCGACCACGGCTTTCAAGAGTTTCGCCACCGCCAGGGGCTCGATATCGGTATGCACGTCCGAGGCCGCCTCGATCAGGATCGCCCGGTCCGCGCCCATCGCCAGAGCCGTGCGCAGCGTCTCCTGCGCCTGCTTCACGCCGATCGACACCACGACGATCTCCTCGGCCTCGCCGCGCTCCTTGATCCGGATCGCCTCTTCCACCGCGATCTCGTCGAACGGGTTCATCGACATCTTCACGTTGGCAAGATCGACACCCGTGCCGTCCGCCTTCACGCGAACCTTCACGTTGTAGTCAATCACCCGCTTCACAGGCACCAATACCTTCATGGCTGGCAATCTCCCTTAACCGGACACCGCCCCCGGAGGAGCGGCAAGACAAACTCTCGTCCCGTCCCTTAGCGGTTCTGCGTCTGCGAAAACAGCGAAAAATCGACGCGCTTTGTCGCTTCGCCGCCACGAGTGCGACTGTTAGCGCCGGTCAGCGATTCGCGCCCGGAACCCAGAGCACGTCGGCACGACCGTCGTCGTTGGCGATGCGGGCGGCGACGAAGAACCAGTCGCTGAGCCGGTTGAGGTACTTCAGGGCCGCCGGGTTGATCGGCTCGGATTCCGAGAGCTCAACGGCCAGCCGTTCGGCGCGCCGTGAAACGGTGCGGGCGAGGTGCAGATGCGCGGCAAGGGCCGAGCCGCCGGGAAGGATGAAGCTGCGCAACGGCGCAAGGCGCGCATTCATCGCGTCGATCTCGGATTCGAGCCGCGCGACCTGCGCGTCTGCCATGCGAAGGACGGGGTAGTCTGCTTCGCCATCCTTTTCCATCGCCGGCCGGCAAAGATCGGCGCCGAGGTCGAAAAGGTCGTTCTGGATCCGGGCGAGGGCGGTGTCGATCTCGTCCGCCGTGTGCTGGCGGGCAAGGCCGATGACGGAATTCGTCTCGTCCACCGTGCCGTATGCGGCCACGCGGGCGGAATGCTTCGGCACACGGGCGCCGTCGCCCAAAGCGGTTTCGCCAGCGTCGCCGGTACGGGTGTAGATCTTGTTCAGGACAACCATCAGTGCCCTCCGATCCCGCCGCGGACGAGGACGAAGAGCAGGATAAGGGCGACGGCACAGGCCTGGGCGATGATCCGGTAACGCATCAGGCGGTTGGCGTGTTTGCGGTTGAAATCGCCACCCTTTGCGAAGCCGCCAATGCCGATCATCAGGATGACGAGGACGGCGAAGCAGGCGGCTGCCGCGATGAGGAAAAGCGGGTCCTTGGTCATGAGGGCCTCCTTGATGGGGCGGTTTTACCTTGG
It encodes the following:
- a CDS encoding electron transfer flavoprotein subunit beta/FixA family protein, with amino-acid sequence MKVLVPVKRVIDYNVKVRVKADGTGVDLANVKMSMNPFDEIAVEEAIRIKERGEAEEIVVVSIGVKQAQETLRTALAMGADRAILIEAASDVHTDIEPLAVAKLLKAVVDEEKPGLVICGKQAIDNDMNATGQMLSALLGWSQAAFASELKLEGASAVVTREVDGGLQTIKVKMPAIVTVDLRLNEPRYASLPNIMKAKKKPLEEKTAADYGVDVTPRLTVVKTAEPAGRKAGVKVGSVDELIAKLKDEAGVI
- a CDS encoding cob(I)yrinic acid a,c-diamide adenosyltransferase; its protein translation is MVVLNKIYTRTGDAGETALGDGARVPKHSARVAAYGTVDETNSVIGLARQHTADEIDTALARIQNDLFDLGADLCRPAMEKDGEADYPVLRMADAQVARLESEIDAMNARLAPLRSFILPGGSALAAHLHLARTVSRRAERLAVELSESEPINPAALKYLNRLSDWFFVAARIANDDGRADVLWVPGANR
- a CDS encoding twin transmembrane helix small protein, which gives rise to MTKDPLFLIAAAACFAVLVILMIGIGGFAKGGDFNRKHANRLMRYRIIAQACAVALILLFVLVRGGIGGH